The Niallia alba genome includes a window with the following:
- the treR gene encoding trehalose operon repressor, with protein sequence MLNKYYVIFEELEAAIRNGKYPPDTILPSENELAEQYNTSRETIRKALNILSQKGYIQKLRGKGSLVLDLEKLQFPISGLVSFKELADKMGHSSVTIIESFTNKQPSSLLQKEMQLSKEDSIWEVFRVREINGERIILDKDYIVEKYVPGLTEEICRSSIFDYIEKQLNLKISFAKKEFTVEEPTEEDYNLLDLEGFHSIVVVKNYIYFENATLFQYTESRHRPDKFRFVDFARRNEA encoded by the coding sequence ATGTTGAATAAATATTATGTGATATTCGAAGAACTTGAAGCGGCAATTAGAAATGGGAAGTATCCACCGGACACTATTTTGCCATCTGAAAATGAATTAGCAGAGCAATATAACACATCTAGAGAAACGATCCGTAAAGCTTTAAATATTTTATCCCAAAAAGGATATATCCAAAAGCTCAGAGGGAAGGGTTCCTTAGTACTTGATCTGGAAAAACTGCAATTCCCGATTTCTGGATTGGTTAGTTTTAAGGAATTAGCAGATAAAATGGGACATTCCTCTGTGACCATTATTGAAAGCTTTACGAATAAACAACCATCTTCTCTTTTACAAAAAGAAATGCAGCTAAGTAAAGAAGATTCTATTTGGGAAGTTTTTCGTGTAAGAGAAATTAATGGGGAACGCATTATTTTGGATAAAGACTATATTGTTGAAAAATATGTGCCTGGATTAACAGAAGAAATATGTAGAAGTTCTATTTTTGACTATATTGAGAAGCAGTTAAACTTAAAAATTAGTTTTGCGAAAAAAGAATTTACGGTAGAAGAGCCTACTGAAGAAGATTATAACTTACTTGATTTAGAGGGATTTCATTCAATTGTTGTTGTTAAAAACTATATCTATTTTGAAAATGCCACGTTATTTCAATATACAGAATCTCGACATCGCCCAGATAAGTTCCGATTTGTTGATTTTGCAAGGAGAAACGAAGCTTAA
- a CDS encoding type 1 glutamine amidotransferase domain-containing protein encodes MSKKIATLITDMFEDSEYTEPAKAYKEAGHEVVTIELEAGKTVQGKQKEATVSIDKGIDEVSSDEFDALFIPGGFSPDQLRVDDRVVAFTKAFMDAKKPVFAICHGPQLLITAKALEGRSATGYKSIKVDMEYAGVTFKDEEVVVCGDQLVTSRTPEDIPAFNRESLKLLNK; translated from the coding sequence ATGAGTAAGAAGATTGCCACATTAATTACTGATATGTTTGAGGATTCTGAGTACACAGAGCCGGCTAAAGCGTATAAAGAAGCTGGACACGAGGTAGTAACAATTGAGTTAGAAGCTGGTAAAACGGTGCAAGGAAAACAAAAAGAGGCAACTGTAAGTATTGACAAAGGAATAGACGAGGTTTCTTCTGATGAATTTGATGCTTTATTCATTCCAGGAGGATTTTCTCCAGATCAGCTTCGAGTAGATGATCGAGTAGTTGCCTTTACTAAGGCATTTATGGATGCAAAGAAGCCAGTTTTTGCAATTTGTCATGGACCACAGCTACTTATCACTGCGAAAGCGCTAGAGGGTAGGAGTGCTACTGGTTATAAATCAATTAAAGTGGACATGGAGTATGCTGGTGTTACTTTCAAAGATGAGGAAGTAGTTGTATGTGGGGACCAATTGGTGACAAGCAGAACGCCAGAGGATATTCCTGCATTTAATAGAGAGTCGTTAAAGCTTTTAAATAAATAA